A window from Halomicrobium urmianum encodes these proteins:
- a CDS encoding DUF7331 family protein, protein MSTHATDDVNQGTTDEEGRRYAELNIGDEEFVIYDRENHDAWIQSTVSLGAGELR, encoded by the coding sequence ATGAGTACGCACGCCACGGACGACGTGAACCAGGGCACCACCGACGAGGAGGGTCGGCGCTACGCCGAACTCAACATCGGCGACGAGGAGTTCGTGATCTACGACCGCGAGAACCACGACGCGTGGATCCAGTCGACGGTGTCCCTCGGAGCCGGCGAGCTACGCTGA
- a CDS encoding ornithine cyclodeaminase family protein, translating into MSDDGTALFLTSEEVADLADPADYVAAVREGYRERGHGAPAEPRTTLFSDEPAGMLTGYMAMLPETGAMGGYTYAAGFGERDASFVLPLFDADSGEPLAVFDGASLNPYKTGATGAVGVDALARRSVADLALFGSGSQARGQLLATTAVRDLDRVEVYSPTAEHRESFAAEMNDRLDPTVAAVASPAAAVEGADVVITATNASEPVFDGDLLEPGTHVTAMGQYHPEKREVDSTTVARSTYVPDLRARVEQDAGAFLLAREEGAVGDDHVHAELGEVVTGAAVGRANHEEITLFDSGGTGIETVAAAHMLYERAREEGLGREIEFTPASVAME; encoded by the coding sequence ATGAGCGACGACGGCACAGCGCTGTTCCTGACGAGCGAGGAGGTCGCCGACCTCGCCGACCCGGCCGACTACGTGGCTGCGGTCCGCGAGGGGTACCGCGAGCGGGGGCACGGCGCGCCGGCGGAGCCGCGCACCACGCTCTTCTCGGACGAGCCGGCGGGGATGTTAACCGGGTACATGGCGATGCTGCCGGAGACCGGCGCCATGGGAGGATACACCTACGCCGCCGGCTTCGGCGAGCGGGACGCTAGCTTCGTCTTGCCCCTGTTCGACGCCGACAGCGGCGAACCGCTGGCGGTCTTCGACGGGGCGTCGTTGAATCCCTACAAGACGGGAGCGACGGGTGCAGTCGGGGTCGACGCCCTCGCCCGCCGGAGCGTCGCCGACCTGGCGCTGTTCGGGAGCGGCTCGCAGGCCCGCGGGCAACTGCTCGCGACGACGGCGGTCCGCGACCTCGACCGCGTCGAGGTGTATTCCCCGACGGCCGAACACCGCGAGTCCTTCGCCGCCGAGATGAACGACCGCCTCGACCCGACCGTCGCGGCGGTGGCCTCCCCCGCCGCCGCAGTGGAGGGGGCCGACGTGGTGATCACGGCGACGAACGCCAGCGAGCCCGTCTTCGACGGCGACCTGCTGGAGCCGGGCACCCACGTCACGGCGATGGGCCAGTACCATCCGGAGAAGCGGGAGGTGGACTCGACAACGGTCGCCCGGTCGACGTACGTCCCCGACCTCCGGGCCCGCGTCGAGCAGGACGCCGGCGCCTTCCTGCTGGCCCGCGAGGAGGGCGCCGTCGGCGACGACCACGTCCACGCGGAACTCGGCGAGGTCGTCACCGGCGCCGCGGTCGGGCGGGCCAACCACGAGGAGATCACGCTGTTCGACAGTGGCGGCACGGGCATCGAGACGGTGGCGGCCGCGCACATGCTCTACGAGCGCGCCCGCGAGGAGGGGCTCGGCCGGGAGATCGAGTTCACGCCGGCCAGCGTCGCGATGGAGTAG
- a CDS encoding presenilin family intramembrane aspartyl protease PSH, which yields MSQRRRAALGVGIVVAIFLFVQVAALALVEPFQSAGYQPVEDPQDPTNSLAYFGAILVATAVMLAAFKFGVDEFIRLLVIGSGAWLSLYVFQVLLPPVVTVGSFNLVAVACAAALGVALYVYPEWYVIDVAGAFMGAGAAGLFGISFGILPAIVLLTVLAVYDAISVYGTEHMLTLASGVMDLRVPVVLVIPFSASYSFLETDPSANTALDDDEGEESEEGEDADGDTADVDEAHEPDDEGSESPLDREAMFIGLGDAVIPTVLVASAAFFAPEGIVAVFGVPVTALAAMVGTFAGLAGLLWMVMKGRAHAGLPLLNGGAIGGYLLGALASGMTLVQALGL from the coding sequence ATGTCACAGCGACGGCGGGCCGCCCTCGGCGTCGGAATCGTCGTGGCCATCTTCCTGTTCGTCCAGGTCGCGGCGCTGGCGCTGGTCGAGCCCTTCCAGTCGGCCGGCTACCAGCCGGTCGAGGACCCGCAGGACCCGACCAACAGCCTCGCCTACTTCGGGGCGATTCTGGTCGCGACGGCGGTGATGCTCGCGGCGTTCAAGTTCGGCGTCGACGAGTTCATCCGCCTGCTCGTGATCGGGTCCGGCGCGTGGCTCTCGCTGTACGTGTTCCAGGTGCTGCTGCCGCCGGTCGTCACCGTCGGGTCGTTCAACCTCGTCGCGGTCGCCTGCGCGGCGGCGCTCGGCGTCGCCCTGTACGTCTACCCCGAGTGGTACGTGATCGACGTGGCCGGCGCGTTCATGGGGGCCGGCGCCGCGGGGCTGTTCGGCATCTCCTTCGGCATCCTGCCGGCGATCGTGTTGCTCACAGTGCTGGCCGTCTACGACGCGATCAGCGTCTACGGCACCGAGCACATGCTGACGCTCGCCTCCGGCGTCATGGACCTGCGGGTGCCCGTGGTGCTGGTCATCCCCTTCTCCGCGTCGTACTCCTTCCTCGAGACCGACCCGTCGGCGAACACGGCGCTGGACGACGACGAGGGCGAAGAGAGTGAAGAGGGAGAAGACGCAGACGGAGACACCGCAGACGTCGACGAGGCCCATGAACCGGACGACGAGGGCTCGGAGTCGCCCCTGGACCGCGAGGCCATGTTCATCGGCCTAGGCGACGCCGTGATCCCGACGGTGCTGGTCGCCAGCGCGGCCTTCTTCGCGCCCGAGGGGATCGTCGCCGTCTTCGGCGTCCCGGTGACGGCGCTGGCGGCGATGGTCGGCACCTTCGCCGGGTTGGCCGGACTGCTGTGGATGGTGATGAAGGGCCGGGCCCACGCCGGACTGCCGCTGCTAAACGGCGGCGCCATCGGCGGCTACCTCCTGGGGGCGCTGGCCAGCGGCATGACGCTGGTCCAGGCGCTGGGGCTCTAG
- a CDS encoding H/ACA ribonucleoprotein complex subunit GAR1, giving the protein MKRVGEVVRTAQGLAVVRSSDADYPDVGSEVVTDDLKTAGSVVDVFGPVGRPYVAVSPAEGVRLPTLVGRPLYTR; this is encoded by the coding sequence ATGAAGCGCGTGGGCGAGGTCGTCCGGACCGCTCAGGGGCTGGCCGTCGTCCGCTCGTCGGACGCCGACTACCCCGACGTCGGCAGCGAGGTCGTCACGGACGACCTGAAGACGGCCGGCTCCGTCGTCGACGTGTTCGGACCGGTAGGCCGGCCCTACGTCGCCGTCTCGCCCGCCGAGGGCGTGCGCCTGCCGACGCTGGTCGGTCGGCCGCTGTACACGCGCTAA
- the srp19 gene encoding signal recognition particle subunit SRP19, with the protein MVENVIWPAALDADLTRNEGRRVSLEQAVSDPEVDEIAQAVQQVGYDAVIERDVTYPREYEPRGRVVVRGADDASKSDLLGAVAAYLQVIRE; encoded by the coding sequence ATGGTCGAGAACGTCATCTGGCCGGCCGCGCTCGACGCGGACCTGACCCGCAACGAGGGCCGGCGCGTGTCCCTGGAGCAGGCCGTCTCCGACCCCGAGGTCGACGAGATCGCACAGGCCGTCCAGCAGGTGGGCTACGACGCAGTCATCGAGCGAGACGTGACGTATCCGCGGGAGTACGAGCCCCGCGGTCGCGTGGTCGTCCGGGGCGCCGACGACGCCTCCAAGAGCGACCTGCTGGGCGCCGTCGCGGCCTACCTGCAGGTCATCCGGGAATGA
- a CDS encoding PGF-CTERM-anchored ABC transporter substrate-binding protein: protein MRRHLSAVAFASILTVALIAGAIPAAATASGGTGASLAAGTAATDVAVTQSSCEFPVEMTDATGETVTVESEPESVVALQPSDAQIAYEIGAAEKVVGLPNTSNTDYLENRSGRVNVKNDDGTTNVERVVGTDADLVLAANVTPVETVRQLRQAGMTVYHFDEVDSIDGIYADIDETGRLVGECEGAAETVAETRERIERVREAIDGRERPSVLYYFFDFTTGNGTHVHDVVETAGGENVAAEAGIEGYQELNREVVAEADPEWIVYPSDAQPPQGAPYNGTTAVEEDQVVEVTANDVSQPGPRVALVVEELARAFHPEAFENGTATPAATEAGASTATETPTPTEAVTATPTDAATPTGEEAETPADDGDATTPTPTAGDGPGFGVAATAMAVLAAVLVAARRKEV from the coding sequence ATGCGACGGCACCTTTCGGCAGTCGCGTTCGCGTCGATACTGACAGTCGCACTGATCGCAGGGGCGATCCCAGCCGCGGCCACCGCGTCCGGCGGCACGGGCGCGTCGCTGGCGGCAGGGACCGCGGCGACTGACGTCGCGGTGACCCAGTCGAGTTGTGAGTTCCCGGTCGAAATGACGGACGCGACCGGAGAGACGGTCACCGTCGAGTCCGAACCCGAGAGCGTCGTCGCCCTCCAGCCCAGCGACGCCCAGATCGCCTACGAGATCGGGGCCGCCGAGAAGGTGGTCGGGCTGCCGAACACCTCGAACACCGACTACCTCGAGAACCGCAGCGGCCGGGTGAACGTGAAGAACGACGACGGCACGACCAACGTCGAGCGCGTGGTCGGCACCGACGCCGACCTGGTGCTGGCGGCCAACGTCACGCCCGTCGAGACGGTCCGGCAGCTCCGCCAGGCCGGCATGACGGTGTACCACTTCGACGAGGTCGACAGCATCGACGGCATCTACGCCGATATCGACGAGACCGGTCGGCTCGTCGGCGAGTGCGAGGGCGCCGCCGAGACGGTCGCGGAGACCCGCGAGCGCATCGAGCGCGTCCGCGAGGCGATCGATGGCCGCGAACGACCGTCGGTCCTGTACTACTTCTTCGACTTCACGACCGGGAACGGCACCCACGTCCACGACGTCGTCGAGACGGCCGGCGGCGAGAACGTGGCCGCCGAGGCCGGCATCGAGGGGTACCAGGAGCTGAACCGCGAAGTCGTCGCCGAAGCCGACCCCGAGTGGATCGTCTACCCCTCGGACGCCCAGCCGCCGCAGGGCGCTCCCTACAACGGGACGACCGCCGTCGAGGAGGACCAGGTCGTCGAGGTGACGGCCAACGACGTGAGCCAGCCCGGCCCGCGCGTCGCGCTGGTCGTCGAGGAACTGGCCCGGGCGTTCCACCCCGAGGCCTTCGAGAACGGCACCGCGACGCCGGCGGCGACCGAGGCCGGCGCGTCGACCGCCACCGAGACGCCGACGCCGACCGAGGCGGTGACCGCGACGCCGACAGACGCCGCAACGCCGACGGGAGAGGAGGCGGAGACGCCGGCCGACGACGGTGACGCGACGACGCCCACGCCGACCGCCGGCGACGGGCCCGGGTTCGGCGTCGCGGCGACGGCGATGGCCGTCCTCGCGGCAGTACTGGTCGCCGCCCGTCGGAAAGAGGTATAA
- the btuC gene encoding vitamin B12 ABC transporter permease BtuC, whose amino-acid sequence MSRSRRFTLFAGLAGTLAVAVLASATVGPVGVDLPTVAKAALNAVGIPVGLAVAVESVGASGVGVPVPVPDLTYAYPFQFAVPETDETIVRRIRLPRIVLGAVVGFALAAAGTVMQGFFRNPLADPSIVGVSSGAAVGAVAAIVVGAGLPLRASAFAGALLAAFGVYLIATEEGRTPVATLLLAGVAVQTFLGAVVSFLLVNAGESLERAVYWLMGHLHNSTWAEVEATLPLAVVTVGVLYAYAHDLNVLLLGEADAHALGIEVERTKRLLLALASVVTAAAVAVAGVIGFVGLVVPHVLRLLVGPDHRVLLPASALAGGTFLVAADTLARAGPAEVPVGIVTAAVGAPFFLYLLRRREVHTV is encoded by the coding sequence GTGTCGCGAAGCCGCCGGTTCACCCTGTTCGCGGGCCTGGCCGGGACGCTCGCGGTCGCGGTACTCGCGAGTGCGACGGTGGGCCCGGTCGGCGTCGATCTGCCGACGGTGGCGAAGGCGGCGCTGAACGCGGTCGGGATCCCGGTCGGCCTCGCCGTGGCCGTCGAGAGCGTCGGAGCCTCCGGCGTCGGCGTGCCCGTCCCGGTCCCGGACCTCACCTACGCCTACCCCTTCCAGTTCGCCGTGCCGGAGACCGACGAGACCATCGTCCGGCGGATCCGCCTGCCCCGCATCGTCCTCGGGGCGGTCGTCGGCTTCGCCCTCGCCGCGGCCGGGACGGTCATGCAGGGCTTCTTCCGGAATCCGCTGGCCGATCCCTCTATCGTCGGCGTCTCGTCGGGGGCGGCCGTCGGGGCCGTCGCCGCCATCGTCGTCGGGGCCGGCCTCCCGCTGCGGGCCTCCGCGTTCGCCGGCGCACTGCTCGCGGCCTTCGGCGTCTACCTGATCGCGACCGAGGAGGGCCGGACGCCCGTCGCCACGCTGCTGCTCGCCGGCGTCGCCGTCCAGACGTTCCTCGGCGCGGTCGTCTCCTTCCTGCTGGTCAACGCCGGCGAGAGCCTCGAGCGGGCGGTCTACTGGCTGATGGGCCACCTCCACAACAGCACGTGGGCGGAGGTCGAGGCGACGCTGCCGCTGGCGGTGGTGACCGTGGGCGTCCTCTACGCGTACGCGCACGACCTGAACGTCCTCCTGCTGGGCGAGGCCGACGCCCACGCGCTCGGGATCGAGGTCGAGCGGACCAAGCGACTCCTGCTCGCCCTCGCTAGCGTCGTCACGGCGGCGGCCGTCGCCGTCGCCGGCGTCATCGGCTTCGTCGGCCTCGTCGTCCCCCACGTGCTCCGCCTGCTGGTCGGTCCGGACCACCGCGTGCTCCTGCCCGCCAGCGCGCTGGCCGGCGGGACCTTCCTCGTGGCGGCGGACACGCTGGCCCGCGCCGGCCCCGCCGAGGTGCCGGTCGGCATCGTCACCGCCGCAGTCGGGGCCCCGTTCTTCCTGTACCTGCTACGCCGCCGGGAGGTGCACACGGTATGA
- a CDS encoding ATP-binding cassette domain-containing protein, whose translation MSGDESRRNGTGGRDPTVDVAGVDVSFGDLDILDGVSLSVEPGEFVGLVGPNGAGKTTLLRTINGAVTPDAGRVSVGGRRIDDLSSREASRLVATVPQDTSVRFAFAVEDLVAMGRTPHRSRFGGDPNAAEHVERALRRAEVDGLRERRVDELSGGERQRVYLARALAQDAPALVLDEPTASLDVNHAARTLSLVRDLVGEDRAAVAAIHDLEAAGRYCDRLALLHDGGVVARGPPGEVLTSATLETAFDARAAVTENPLTGSPAVTTLPAPADGSIRVHVIGGGRVGAGVVGRLRGAGHDVSVGPLPAGDAALGVARALDVPADVAPPFAPLPEATLADVRERVRAADVAVLADPAVAPSLDRIDLAREADRLVLVADRPLDERDHSGAEGRRRVERLRAESTVVAADEVADAVRRAAQSRRAAADD comes from the coding sequence ATGAGCGGTGACGAGTCGAGGAGGAACGGCACGGGCGGTCGGGACCCGACCGTCGACGTCGCCGGCGTCGACGTCTCGTTCGGCGACCTCGACATCCTCGACGGCGTCTCGCTGTCGGTCGAGCCCGGCGAGTTCGTCGGTCTGGTCGGGCCGAACGGCGCCGGCAAGACCACGCTGCTGCGGACGATCAACGGCGCGGTGACGCCCGACGCCGGGCGCGTTTCCGTCGGCGGCCGGCGGATCGACGACCTCTCGTCGCGCGAGGCGAGCCGCCTCGTCGCGACGGTCCCGCAGGACACGAGCGTCCGCTTCGCCTTCGCCGTCGAGGACCTGGTCGCCATGGGACGGACGCCCCATCGCTCGCGGTTCGGCGGCGACCCGAACGCCGCCGAGCACGTCGAACGCGCGCTCCGGCGGGCAGAGGTCGACGGCCTCCGCGAGCGCCGCGTGGACGAGCTCAGCGGCGGCGAGCGACAGCGGGTCTACCTGGCCCGAGCGCTCGCGCAGGACGCCCCCGCGCTCGTCCTCGACGAACCGACGGCCAGCCTCGACGTCAACCACGCCGCGCGCACCCTCTCGCTGGTCCGGGACCTCGTCGGCGAGGACCGGGCCGCGGTCGCGGCGATCCACGACCTGGAGGCGGCGGGGCGGTACTGCGACCGCCTCGCCCTGCTCCACGACGGCGGCGTCGTCGCGCGCGGGCCGCCGGGAGAGGTGCTCACGTCGGCGACCCTCGAGACGGCGTTCGACGCGCGGGCGGCGGTCACGGAGAACCCCCTCACGGGATCACCGGCCGTCACCACGCTGCCGGCCCCGGCCGACGGGTCCATCCGCGTCCACGTGATCGGCGGCGGGCGCGTCGGCGCCGGGGTCGTCGGGCGGCTCCGGGGAGCGGGCCACGACGTCAGCGTCGGTCCGCTCCCGGCCGGCGACGCCGCGCTCGGCGTCGCTCGCGCGCTCGACGTTCCCGCCGACGTCGCGCCGCCGTTCGCGCCGCTCCCGGAGGCGACGCTCGCTGACGTGCGGGAACGGGTCCGTGCGGCGGACGTCGCCGTCCTCGCAGACCCCGCCGTGGCGCCGTCCCTGGACCGGATCGACCTGGCCCGCGAGGCCGATCGGCTCGTGCTCGTCGCCGACCGACCGCTCGACGAGCGCGACCACTCCGGAGCGGAGGGTCGGCGCAGGGTCGAGCGCCTCCGTGCCGAGTCGACCGTCGTCGCTGCCGACGAGGTCGCCGACGCGGTCCGACGCGCCGCGCAGTCGCGCCGGGCGGCCGCCGACGACTGA
- a CDS encoding CAP domain-containing protein translates to MVNRAVLGVVALVLVSSLAVGGLVAAQLGGTDDPAAGQGVDGSPAATEVGGATPTPDVATPTPTPTEPSPTPTAVRTTVSAGSFNETRIAVEVVHRINDGREQAGVEPLSHSGTTARELDRMALNHSRSMAATDAVAHALDGTGTTGRYKANELHSRCSYSPPDKIGLLEPRESFEAVGSTVAGRHYEAGGRERFHGTESAVAATVVDSWLDSNAYSDHLLAPGLERIGVGVTVRDDGRTYVTVNFCG, encoded by the coding sequence ATGGTGAACAGAGCAGTCCTGGGCGTCGTCGCGCTCGTCCTCGTCTCGTCGCTGGCCGTCGGCGGTCTGGTGGCGGCCCAGCTGGGCGGGACGGACGACCCCGCGGCCGGGCAGGGTGTCGACGGCTCGCCCGCCGCGACGGAGGTGGGCGGCGCGACGCCGACCCCTGATGTCGCGACGCCGACACCGACGCCGACGGAGCCCTCACCGACTCCCACGGCGGTCCGGACGACCGTTTCCGCCGGGTCGTTCAACGAGACGCGCATCGCCGTCGAGGTGGTCCACCGGATCAACGACGGTCGGGAGCAGGCCGGCGTCGAACCGCTCTCCCACTCCGGGACGACGGCCCGGGAACTGGATCGCATGGCGCTGAACCACAGCCGCTCCATGGCCGCGACCGACGCGGTCGCCCACGCGCTCGACGGGACCGGCACCACAGGTCGGTACAAGGCGAACGAACTCCACAGCCGTTGCTCGTACTCGCCGCCGGACAAGATCGGCCTCCTGGAACCGAGGGAGAGCTTCGAGGCGGTCGGATCGACGGTCGCCGGCCGGCACTACGAGGCGGGCGGCCGGGAGCGGTTCCACGGGACGGAGAGCGCCGTCGCCGCGACGGTGGTCGACAGCTGGCTCGATTCGAACGCCTACAGCGACCACTTGCTCGCCCCCGGCCTCGAGCGAATCGGCGTCGGCGTGACGGTCCGCGACGACGGACGGACGTATGTGACCGTCAACTTCTGCGGCTAG
- a CDS encoding MaoC family dehydratase encodes MEYFEDVTVGDAATVGEYEVTAAEIVEFAEGYDPQSIHTDEEAAADSPFGGLIASGWHTAAMTMRLLVDDYYADRAALAATGVDELRFLEPVRPGDTLTAEIEVRETEPWDDDRGLVRSAVRTTAGDETVLTMEPLVLWRRAGD; translated from the coding sequence ATGGAGTACTTCGAGGACGTGACCGTCGGCGACGCGGCGACCGTCGGCGAGTACGAGGTCACGGCGGCGGAGATCGTCGAGTTCGCCGAGGGCTACGACCCGCAGTCGATCCACACCGACGAGGAAGCGGCGGCCGATTCGCCGTTCGGCGGGCTGATCGCCAGCGGCTGGCACACGGCCGCGATGACGATGCGGCTGCTCGTCGACGACTACTACGCGGACAGGGCGGCGCTGGCCGCCACCGGGGTCGACGAACTGCGGTTCCTGGAGCCGGTCCGTCCCGGCGACACCCTCACGGCCGAAATCGAGGTCCGCGAGACGGAGCCCTGGGACGATGATCGGGGACTGGTCCGGAGCGCCGTCCGGACTACCGCCGGCGACGAGACGGTGTTGACGATGGAGCCGCTGGTGCTGTGGCGACGGGCCGGCGACTGA
- the coxB gene encoding cytochrome c oxidase subunit II: MTRVRAGLVALFGAVLFAVGTQPAAAQWAGSETGRAIWDLNENLLYAAVPITVLVEGILIYTVLKFKDNDDPLPTKENRRLEITWTVATAIILLFVGVASYQVLANPLVSAEASQEVQTEGEVLEVEVEAQRYNFNFYYNGTAENTSQEAGPDNRVSSTNTLVLPANRTILLRVTSTDWIHAFHAPSLGLKQDAMPGQYENIQTRITETGKYQLYCAEYCGTGHSQMLGEIDVRSQEEFQSWLDEQQSS; the protein is encoded by the coding sequence ATGACCAGAGTGCGCGCTGGCCTCGTCGCGCTGTTCGGCGCGGTGTTGTTCGCCGTCGGCACGCAGCCCGCGGCGGCGCAGTGGGCGGGGTCCGAAACGGGACGGGCCATCTGGGACCTCAACGAGAACCTCCTCTACGCCGCGGTCCCGATCACGGTGCTCGTCGAGGGCATCCTCATCTACACCGTCCTCAAGTTCAAGGACAACGACGACCCGCTCCCGACCAAGGAGAATCGCCGGCTGGAGATTACCTGGACCGTCGCGACGGCGATCATCCTGCTGTTCGTCGGCGTCGCCTCCTACCAGGTGCTCGCCAATCCGCTGGTCTCCGCCGAGGCCTCCCAGGAGGTCCAGACCGAGGGCGAGGTCCTCGAAGTCGAGGTCGAGGCACAGCGATACAACTTCAACTTCTACTACAACGGCACGGCCGAGAACACGTCCCAGGAGGCCGGCCCAGACAACCGGGTCAGCTCCACGAACACGCTCGTACTGCCGGCGAACCGGACGATACTGCTCAGGGTCACCTCCACCGACTGGATCCACGCGTTCCACGCGCCTTCGCTCGGGCTGAAGCAGGACGCGATGCCCGGCCAGTACGAGAACATCCAGACCCGGATCACCGAGACCGGCAAGTACCAGCTCTACTGCGCCGAGTACTGCGGCACCGGCCACTCGCAGATGCTGGGCGAGATCGACGTCCGCAGCCAGGAGGAGTTCCAGAGCTGGCTGGACGAGCAGCAGTCGTCCTGA
- a CDS encoding heme o synthase, producing the protein MDRTPRFTTLLAASAIGVYLLVVAGATASVADAVRACTSWPTCQGPVLGDLDLAVAWGHRIAALLAGALVAATAAAAYVGDVSRRVRATLAVAAALYPVQIALGAFVATSGAAGHLPGAHLAAGMTIFVSLVAALAWHLEAETGSDDGGVDELVDDPAADGAAESDDDPVPGVADLSRRERIVGTLFAYFRLTKPRLMWLLCLVAAAAMALAAGPALQTRTILLTLGGGVLAIGASGTFNHVLERDVDKRMDRTSDRPVATHQIPVRNAVAFGVALALSSLVAFWQLNALAAALGLAAILFYSVVYTLVLKPNTVQNTVIGGAAGALPALIGWAAVTGDVQLPGLALAGVIFLWTPAHFYNLALAYKEDYAKGGFPMMPVVRGETETRKHICYYLGATLVAAGALAALTPLGALYAATTATLGAVFLAAVVVLHRERTERAAFQAFHASNAYLGALLIAIVVDALVL; encoded by the coding sequence ATGGATCGGACGCCTCGGTTCACGACTCTGCTCGCCGCGTCTGCGATCGGCGTCTACCTGCTCGTCGTCGCCGGAGCCACCGCCTCGGTCGCCGACGCCGTGCGAGCCTGTACGAGCTGGCCGACCTGCCAGGGGCCCGTCCTCGGCGACCTCGACCTCGCCGTCGCGTGGGGCCACCGGATCGCGGCGCTGCTGGCGGGCGCGCTCGTCGCAGCGACGGCAGCGGCCGCCTACGTCGGCGACGTCTCGCGGCGCGTGCGCGCGACGCTCGCGGTCGCGGCCGCCCTCTACCCGGTCCAGATCGCGCTCGGCGCGTTCGTCGCCACGTCCGGTGCCGCCGGTCACCTCCCCGGCGCGCACCTCGCGGCCGGGATGACCATCTTCGTCTCCCTGGTCGCCGCGCTGGCCTGGCACCTGGAGGCCGAGACGGGCAGCGACGACGGGGGAGTCGACGAACTCGTCGACGACCCCGCGGCCGACGGGGCGGCCGAGTCGGACGACGACCCCGTCCCCGGCGTCGCCGACCTCTCCCGGCGCGAGCGGATCGTCGGGACGCTGTTCGCGTACTTCCGGCTCACCAAGCCCCGGCTGATGTGGCTGCTCTGCCTGGTCGCTGCGGCGGCGATGGCGCTGGCCGCGGGCCCCGCGCTCCAGACGCGGACGATCCTCCTGACGCTGGGCGGTGGCGTCCTCGCCATCGGCGCGTCCGGGACGTTCAACCACGTGCTGGAGCGGGACGTCGACAAGCGGATGGACCGGACCTCGGACCGCCCCGTCGCGACACACCAGATCCCGGTCAGGAACGCCGTCGCGTTCGGCGTCGCGCTGGCGCTCTCCTCGCTGGTCGCGTTCTGGCAGCTGAACGCCCTCGCGGCCGCGCTCGGGCTCGCGGCCATCCTGTTCTACAGCGTCGTCTACACGCTCGTTCTCAAGCCGAACACGGTCCAGAACACGGTCATCGGGGGCGCGGCCGGCGCGCTGCCGGCGCTGATCGGCTGGGCGGCCGTCACCGGCGACGTCCAGCTCCCCGGGCTGGCGCTGGCCGGCGTCATCTTCCTGTGGACGCCCGCGCACTTCTACAACCTCGCGCTGGCGTACAAGGAGGACTACGCGAAGGGCGGCTTCCCGATGATGCCGGTGGTCCGCGGCGAGACGGAGACGCGGAAACACATCTGCTACTACCTCGGCGCGACGCTCGTGGCGGCCGGCGCCCTCGCGGCGCTGACGCCGCTGGGCGCGCTGTACGCCGCGACGACGGCGACGCTGGGCGCGGTCTTCTTGGCCGCCGTCGTCGTCCTCCACCGCGAGCGGACCGAGCGGGCGGCCTTCCAGGCGTTCCACGCGTCGAACGCCTACCTCGGCGCCCTCCTGATCGCCATTGTAGTCGACGCGCTCGTCCTATGA
- a CDS encoding DUF7546 family protein, which produces MNTTTYSIDRFEVRKDTLLWGLLLLNSELLLVFAYLLLSPNTITGLTPVVVPFVWINLGLWAIVRTDVPPAGQRRRRIGVAVAVAYFGLLTYFGGMWGLGHPEMPSSLRLELFSLPPGWAPALLANTPYLRLSVLSYQVVGYLALAYLVYATVLDAAGSAVTGVVGLLSCVSCSWPILAGVVTGLVGGSTAVAAAVYDQSYLLSTVVFSVTVGLLYWRPGFR; this is translated from the coding sequence ATGAACACGACCACGTACTCCATCGACCGGTTCGAGGTCCGCAAGGACACGCTCCTGTGGGGCCTGCTGCTCCTGAACAGCGAACTCCTGCTCGTGTTCGCCTACCTGCTGCTGAGCCCGAACACCATCACCGGCCTCACGCCGGTGGTGGTCCCGTTCGTCTGGATCAACCTGGGCCTGTGGGCCATCGTCCGGACCGACGTGCCGCCGGCGGGCCAGCGCCGGCGGAGGATCGGCGTCGCCGTCGCGGTGGCGTACTTCGGTCTGCTGACCTACTTCGGCGGCATGTGGGGCCTCGGCCACCCTGAGATGCCCTCGTCGCTCCGGCTCGAGCTGTTCTCGCTCCCGCCCGGGTGGGCGCCCGCGCTGCTGGCGAACACCCCGTACCTGCGCCTGAGCGTCCTCTCCTACCAGGTCGTCGGCTACCTCGCGCTGGCGTACCTGGTGTACGCGACGGTGCTCGACGCGGCGGGCTCGGCGGTCACCGGCGTCGTCGGCCTGCTGTCGTGCGTCTCCTGTTCGTGGCCGATCCTGGCCGGCGTCGTCACGGGCCTCGTCGGCGGGTCGACGGCCGTCGCCGCCGCCGTCTACGACCAGTCGTACCTCCTCTCGACGGTCGTCTTCTCGGTGACGGTCGGCCTGCTGTACTGGCGGCCCGGGTTCCGGTAG